The Corythoichthys intestinalis isolate RoL2023-P3 chromosome 1, ASM3026506v1, whole genome shotgun sequence genome has a segment encoding these proteins:
- the LOC130917144 gene encoding gastrula zinc finger protein XlCGF8.2DB-like, producing the protein MCDHNHVKQEESEMLYIEQEAEPESPYIKKEEQEDKIFAVTVGVKSEDDESPSGESRAAKHSSGSSFQHLSTKEERRPQPDSLLGPLSDSDDLTPHSSDFNTDEEENDFDQNALKSSNKSSLNSDAFCKPYLCTVCDKSCSQKSHLEQHMRTHTREKPFVCTYCGKRFSVKANLNRHTKTHTGEKPFLCSVCGRRFTDKGTLNRHARTHTGEKPFACTLCNKRFSRKSLLEMHRCTHTGERPFLCTVCGKRFSQKKNLSVHIRTHTGEKRFACTLCDKRFSEKAHLENHKHTHTGEKPFVCTFCGKRFAGKRNLNKHTRTHTGEKRFPCIICDKRFSQKIYLERHMRIHTGEEPFAC; encoded by the coding sequence ATGTGCGATCACAACCACGTTAAACAGGAGGAGTCGGAGATGCTGTACATCGAACAGGAGGCGGAGCCAGAGTCCCCCTACATTAAAAAAGAAGAACAGGAAGATAAAATCTTTGCAGTGACTGTCGGTGTGAAAAGCGAAGATGATGAAAGTCCAAGCGGTGAGAGCCGAGCAGCGAAACATTCAAGTGGCAGCTCATTTCAGCACCTTTCAACAAAAGAAGAGAGACGACCGCAACCTGACAGCCTACTAGGTCCGCTTTCGGACAGTGACGACTTGACCCCACACTCTTCTGACTTTAACACTGATGAGGAGGAGAatgactttgaccaaaatgcttTGAAATCCTCAAACAAGTCATCATTGAATAGTGATGCGTTTTGTAAACCTTATCTCTGCACAGTTTGTGACAAAAGTTGTTCTCAGAAGAGTCATTTAGAACAGCATATGCGTACACACAcccgagaaaagccttttgtctgcacatattgtggtaaaagattctccGTGAAGGCAAATTTAAATAGACACACgaaaacacacactggagagaagcctttcctctgctcagtttgtggtcgaaGATTCACAGATAAGGGAACTTTAAACAGACACGCAAGAacgcacactggagagaagcccttcgcctgcacactttgcaacAAAAGATTTTCTCGAAAGAGTCTTTTGGAGATGCATAggtgtacacacactggagaaaggcCTTTTCTCTgcacagtttgtggtaaaagattctcccagaaaaaaaatttaagcgtACACATACGCactcacactggagagaagcgttttgcctgcacactttgtgacaAAAGATTTTCTGAGAAGGCTCATTTAGAAAATCATAAGCATACACACACTggggaaaagccttttgtctgcacattttgtggtaaaagattcgccgGAAAGAGAAATTTgaacaaacacacaagaacccacactggagagaagcgttTTCCCTGCATAATTTGCGAcaaaagattttctcagaagaTTTATTTAGAAAGGCACATGCGTATACACACCGGAGAAGAGCCATTTGCCTGCTGA